The following coding sequences are from one Pseudonocardia sp. HH130630-07 window:
- a CDS encoding SDR family NAD(P)-dependent oxidoreductase: MSPVTPTVLVTGASGGIGAAVAARFAADATPGRPVRITLVDLRAAELAERAAELHERCPDARVTTVVSDLTVPGAADDVIDPGDPPDVLVNAAGVYPARPLLEMTEQAWDRVQALNVRAPMALTVATGRALAALGRPGAVVNISSGAATRARPGAAHYCTSKAALEMLTRACAVELGPLGIRVNAVAPGFVTVDSAVNPVSETYAAAVSANPLGRRGVPGDITGAVHWLCGPDAGWVTGAVLRVDGGSTAGTTTLPLHWDGESDLQEGTG, encoded by the coding sequence GTGAGTCCTGTTACGCCGACCGTGCTGGTCACCGGGGCGTCCGGCGGGATCGGGGCGGCCGTCGCCGCCCGGTTCGCCGCGGACGCGACGCCGGGGAGGCCGGTGCGGATCACGCTGGTCGACCTCCGCGCGGCCGAGCTGGCCGAGCGCGCCGCGGAACTGCACGAGCGGTGTCCCGACGCCCGGGTCACCACCGTGGTCAGCGACCTCACCGTGCCCGGCGCCGCGGACGACGTGATCGACCCCGGCGACCCGCCGGACGTGCTCGTCAACGCGGCCGGGGTCTACCCGGCCCGGCCGCTGCTGGAGATGACCGAGCAGGCTTGGGACCGCGTGCAGGCGCTCAACGTGCGCGCACCGATGGCGCTCACCGTGGCCACCGGGCGGGCGCTGGCGGCTCTCGGGCGGCCCGGCGCGGTCGTCAACATCTCCTCCGGCGCCGCGACCCGGGCCCGGCCCGGTGCGGCGCACTACTGCACCTCGAAAGCGGCCCTGGAGATGCTGACCCGTGCCTGCGCGGTCGAGCTGGGACCGCTCGGCATCCGGGTCAACGCGGTCGCCCCCGGTTTCGTGACCGTCGACAGCGCGGTCAACCCGGTGTCGGAGACCTACGCCGCCGCGGTCTCGGCGAACCCGCTCGGGCGGCGCGGTGTGCCCGGCGACATCACCGGGGCGGTGCACTGGCTCTGCGGCCCGGACGCGGGCTGGGTGACCGGCGCGGTACTGCGCGTCGACGGCGGCTCGACCGCCGGGACCACCACGCTGCCGCTGCACTGGGACGGCGAGTCGGACCTGCAGGAGGGGACCGGATGA
- a CDS encoding LLM class flavin-dependent oxidoreductase — MSLPLPLSILDLATVTRDESVGEALEASTTLAQRAEEWGFRRIWYAEHHNMRGIASAATSVLIAHVAARTERITLGSGGVMLPNHSPLQIAEQFGTLAELHPGRIELGLGRAPGTDQETVRALRRDPAASERFPQDVQELQGFLGEHSTIPNVAAYPGRGTGVPLFVLGSSLYGAQVAAALGLPYAFASHFAPDALQRAVALYRAEFRPSAQLSAPRVLAGVNVIAADSDEEAQDELRQVQRQRVRLFAGRRGTSLTDAETDVVLDGPAGDQIRSMTRHSAVGTPDTVTRYLEEFAALADADELIVAGAATRRERWWRSWELLASKVQTGS; from the coding sequence GTGTCACTCCCCCTGCCGTTGTCGATCCTCGACCTGGCCACCGTCACCCGGGACGAGAGCGTGGGCGAGGCGCTGGAGGCCAGCACGACGCTGGCCCAGCGTGCGGAGGAATGGGGTTTCCGGCGCATCTGGTACGCCGAGCACCACAACATGCGCGGCATCGCCTCCGCCGCGACCAGCGTGCTCATCGCGCATGTCGCCGCCCGCACCGAGCGGATCACCCTCGGCTCCGGCGGCGTGATGCTGCCCAACCACTCGCCGCTGCAGATCGCCGAGCAGTTCGGCACCCTGGCCGAGCTGCACCCGGGCCGGATCGAGCTGGGGCTGGGCCGCGCGCCGGGGACCGACCAGGAGACGGTGCGCGCCCTGCGCCGGGACCCGGCCGCGTCCGAGCGCTTCCCGCAGGACGTGCAGGAGCTGCAGGGGTTCCTCGGCGAGCACAGCACGATTCCCAACGTGGCGGCCTATCCGGGCCGCGGCACCGGGGTCCCGCTGTTCGTCCTGGGCTCCTCGCTCTACGGGGCCCAGGTCGCCGCGGCACTCGGCCTGCCCTACGCGTTCGCCTCGCACTTCGCGCCGGACGCCCTGCAGCGGGCCGTCGCCCTGTACCGCGCGGAGTTCCGCCCGTCGGCCCAGCTCTCCGCGCCGCGGGTGCTGGCCGGGGTGAACGTGATCGCCGCGGACTCCGACGAGGAGGCCCAGGACGAGCTCCGGCAGGTCCAGCGCCAGCGGGTGCGGCTGTTCGCCGGTCGCCGGGGGACCTCGCTCACCGACGCCGAGACCGACGTCGTGCTCGACGGACCCGCGGGTGACCAGATCCGGTCGATGACCCGGCACAGCGCGGTCGGCACGCCGGACACCGTCACCCGCTACCTGGAGGAGTTCGCCGCCCTCGCCGACGCCGACGAGCTGATCGTCGCCGGGGCCGCCACCCGCCGGGAGAGGTGGTGGCGCAGCTGGGAGCTGCTCGCGTCGAAGGTCCAGACCGGGTCCTGA
- a CDS encoding ketopantoate reductase family protein: protein MSRYTVVGGGAIGGTLAAHLHRAGHDVQVVDADTAHVAAIRSGGLRVRHPDGSETVADVVARTPDEDAPGDLGAVLLAVKSQATAAALDLIAPRLRPDGWVVSLQNGLNEDRIAERIGPGRTVAAFVNLFADVESPGVIRDGGRGALVVGETDGRPSARVDTLVADLQAWGPARADGNVTGYLWSKLGFGALLTATALADAPMAELIDRHRALMHRLAGEVLAVAVARGVRPEPFDGWDPGPYLPGGSGADAATDRLVAWLATMPKDRSGIWRDIAVRRRPVESFHHFRPVLAAAAERCLPVPALTALLERLADVENGRVPMSESHLVALAGARA, encoded by the coding sequence ATGAGCCGCTACACCGTCGTCGGCGGGGGAGCGATCGGCGGGACGCTGGCGGCGCACCTGCACCGGGCCGGGCACGACGTGCAGGTCGTCGACGCCGACACCGCGCACGTCGCCGCGATCCGGTCCGGTGGGCTGCGGGTGCGCCACCCCGACGGGAGCGAGACGGTCGCCGACGTCGTGGCCCGGACACCCGACGAGGACGCCCCCGGCGATCTCGGCGCGGTCCTGCTCGCCGTCAAGTCCCAGGCCACCGCGGCGGCGCTGGACCTGATCGCACCGCGGCTGCGCCCGGACGGCTGGGTCGTGTCGCTGCAGAACGGCCTGAACGAGGACCGGATCGCCGAGCGGATCGGCCCCGGCCGCACGGTCGCGGCGTTCGTCAACCTCTTCGCCGACGTGGAGTCGCCCGGCGTGATCCGCGACGGCGGGCGCGGTGCGCTGGTGGTCGGCGAGACCGACGGCCGGCCCAGCGCCCGGGTCGACACGCTGGTCGCGGACCTGCAGGCGTGGGGACCGGCACGGGCCGACGGCAACGTCACCGGGTACCTGTGGTCCAAGCTCGGCTTCGGCGCGTTGCTGACGGCGACGGCGCTGGCCGACGCCCCCATGGCGGAGCTGATCGACCGGCACCGCGCGCTCATGCACCGGCTCGCGGGGGAGGTGCTGGCCGTCGCGGTGGCCCGCGGTGTGCGCCCGGAGCCGTTCGACGGCTGGGACCCCGGCCCGTACCTGCCCGGCGGGTCCGGCGCGGACGCCGCGACCGACCGGCTCGTCGCGTGGCTGGCCACGATGCCCAAGGACCGCAGCGGGATCTGGCGCGACATCGCGGTGCGGCGCCGGCCGGTCGAGTCGTTCCACCACTTCCGGCCGGTGCTCGCCGCGGCGGCGGAGCGCTGCCTCCCGGTGCCGGCGCTCACCGCTCTGCTGGAGCGCCTGGCCGACGTCGAGAACGGCCGGGTGCCGATGTCGGAGTCCCACCTCGTCGCGCTGGCCGGGGCCCGGGCCTGA